Proteins encoded in a region of the Pseudomonadota bacterium genome:
- a CDS encoding low molecular weight phosphotyrosine protein phosphatase yields the protein MIQNVLIVCIGNICRSPMAAAMLKNALGEQSDVSLGSAGLGAMVGHPADDHAIALMQERGLDITDHRARQLEPALIKAADLVLIMESGHRQRISELEPATRGKVYRLCEWTDEDVPDPYRQARAAFEEALVLIEKGVTDWTEKINIQAG from the coding sequence ATGATCCAAAATGTACTCATCGTATGCATCGGCAACATTTGCCGCAGCCCAATGGCCGCGGCGATGCTGAAAAACGCCCTCGGCGAACAATCCGATGTTAGTCTGGGCTCTGCCGGTCTCGGCGCAATGGTCGGCCATCCCGCCGATGACCACGCCATCGCGCTAATGCAGGAGCGAGGCCTCGACATCACCGATCACCGCGCCCGGCAACTGGAACCGGCCCTGATCAAAGCGGCGGACCTGGTCCTGATCATGGAATCCGGCCACCGCCAGAGGATCAGCGAGCTTGAACCGGCGACCCGGGGCAAGGTATACCGCCTGTGCGAGTGGACCGATGAAGATGTGCCCGACCCGTATCGGCAAGCACGAGCAGCGTTCGAAGAAGCACTGGTCCTGATCGAAAAAGGCGTCACGGACTGGACCGAGAAAATCAACATACAAGCAGGATGA